One window from the genome of Bufo bufo chromosome 4, aBufBuf1.1, whole genome shotgun sequence encodes:
- the LOC120997575 gene encoding histone H2B 1.1 → MPEPAKSAPAPKKGSKKAVTKVQKKDGKKRRKSRKESYAIYVYKVLKQVHPDTGISSKAMGIMNSFVNDIFERIAGEASRLAHYNKRSTITSREIQTAVRLLLPGELAKHAVSEGTKAVTKYTSAK, encoded by the coding sequence ATGCCCGAGCCAGCCAAGTCCGCCCCAGCGCCCAAGAAGGGCTCCAAGAAAGCCGTCACCAAGGTCCAGAAGAAGGACGGCAAGAAGCGGAGGAAGAGCAGGAAGGAGAGCTATGCCATCTACGTCTACAAGGTGCTGAAGCAGGTCCACCCCGACACCGGCATCTCCTCCAAGGCCATGGGCATCATGAACTCCTTCGTCAACGACATCTTCGAGCGCATCGCAGGGGAAGCCTCCCGCCTGGCTCACTACAACAAGCGCTCCACCATCACCTCCCGGGAGATCCAGACCGCCGTGCGCCTGCTGCTGCCCGGAGAGCTGGCCAAGCACGCCGTCTCCGAGGGCACCAAGGCCGTCACCAAGTACACCAGCGCCAAGTGA